From a single Georhizobium profundi genomic region:
- a CDS encoding TAXI family TRAP transporter solute-binding subunit — translation MQVPASAQSLNLTLAGASPGGLWTLMGAGLDSALKKGAPGSSVTYQTTGGGFANAAMVSQGRAEIGLIHDAELAIAVAGGEPFQQPIENLRTIGYLYDWAPMQFVVNKSFSDRYGISSLADLVEKEAPVRITINRAGNITGQVASAMMAAAGADDEAIASWGGSVVQAGSSEQSGLLLNGRVDVYTNGVFVGHSSIREIENSLDIKILDIPEDVRRSVAEEFSIGEFTIPAETYENQPEDIETVALGAVLVASENMSEEDAYTLTKAILENVAEIQTVHPAMADLTTELLVRETAVPFHDGALRAYREAGLMQ, via the coding sequence ATGCAGGTGCCTGCCTCTGCGCAATCGCTCAATCTCACGCTTGCTGGTGCAAGCCCGGGCGGGCTTTGGACGTTGATGGGCGCTGGTCTCGATTCAGCGTTGAAAAAGGGAGCACCTGGATCTTCCGTCACCTATCAAACCACGGGTGGAGGCTTCGCTAATGCCGCCATGGTCAGCCAAGGGCGCGCAGAAATCGGCCTCATTCACGACGCTGAGCTGGCCATAGCGGTTGCGGGCGGCGAGCCATTCCAGCAGCCGATCGAGAATCTGCGAACTATCGGTTACCTTTATGATTGGGCGCCGATGCAGTTTGTCGTCAACAAGAGCTTCAGCGACCGATACGGAATTTCGTCACTTGCCGATCTGGTCGAGAAGGAGGCGCCGGTCCGGATCACGATTAACCGCGCTGGCAATATTACGGGGCAGGTTGCATCTGCCATGATGGCGGCGGCTGGTGCCGACGACGAAGCAATCGCTTCCTGGGGTGGAAGCGTCGTCCAGGCTGGCTCTTCAGAGCAAAGCGGCTTGCTCCTAAACGGACGCGTCGACGTCTACACCAACGGTGTTTTCGTTGGGCACAGCTCGATCCGCGAAATTGAAAACAGCCTGGACATCAAGATCCTCGATATTCCCGAAGATGTGCGCAGAAGCGTGGCGGAAGAGTTTTCGATCGGCGAATTCACAATTCCTGCGGAAACCTACGAGAACCAGCCTGAAGATATCGAGACTGTGGCACTTGGAGCCGTGCTGGTTGCCAGCGAAAACATGTCAGAAGAAGATGCCTATACGCTTACCAAGGCAATTCTCGAAAATGTCGCGGAAATCCAGACCGTGCATCCTGCCATGGCTGATCTAACCACGGAACTCCTCGTGCGCGAGACCGCGGTACCATTTCACGATGGGGCACTGCGCGCTTACCGCGAAGCAGGCCTGATGCAATGA